gtcatccggcccgcaaggaaagaaatatcaggaaagttaaccttttagcatttctttagtgttcacggatgaagcagtcagaaaagaacagattagttaacagcataaaagaatacaacgtaaaattattcccataagaaacttagattaaagattcacaacacttacccgatccggggaaatgtacacagcataataaaaactaacgGCAGTTTGCGATCTATATTAAATCAAGGttagtattattttgtattaaatatcGAAGATTATTAGCGAAAATATGTGAGCAATCAATGAATCTACACCATATTTTTCATGTGACAGATTCACAAGATTCCTgaaggaaattttaaaatgtaaagtttttttgcaaccggccagcacaaagcgccgagtgcaaacgaggttttatagcaaaccgttacatACCCCCCTTTTTAGGTTAGGATTTTTGCTAAGAAAATCCGCTGCTAAGTCTATTTTACTTAATAGAAATACAAGTTATCAATCAGGCTTCACACACAAAATACCTCTTCATACTTACAACACGCAGACAAACAAGCAATAAACACTATAGAACAGTGTTTTGCGTCCATACAGACTGAGTATTTTACTTAAGCTAGAATAAAATACTCTCATATAACTATTAATAGATGTTGATTAGTCTAACTCTAAACCTCAGTATTCAAGTTGTTCCgcatactattcttttttataaaactttgtaGAAGTCTTATATCCTAATATAATAGGCAAACAGCTCATTAACCGGTAGGGGATAATGGCAAATTAATTTTTCGAACTTTGTAGAAGTTCATTAACCGGTAGgggttaataaaaaattaatttgtacCTAATAAGTAATTAGAAAATTCAAAGAATATGATAGCGGTTTAGTTAGTAAGTACGAGTTTCATGAGGGTAGTTTTACAGAATTAGACTATAGACGTAGATAGACGTAGAGATAGCAACAAGGGaagaaattaattttaaaactttaaggaTGACAGCATAGTCTGAGACTTAGAAAGACTATCCTTGACACCATTTAGATCAATTGCAGGCTCTAAGTGAGATTCTAAAATATCCTCAGGTggtatgtttaattttacaatctGGCTTCGGAGATCTTGTACTAAGCCAGCTGATCCACCTCTGAGAACGACCTCGTATTCAAGCTCAGCTTTTTGCAGAGACAAAAATTTAATAGGGTGAGCCATGATTAAGTCACACGAATAGGGTAGGTGTTGTGATTACACAGTaggttgaaatacagttttagtttcttagtatgtggttttaaaactcagttagttagttagttagttagaagCTACATTAGTAAGGTAAAGGCTATGGAAATTACCATTtccttgacaataattaacaaaaatagaaaaccacGTACCAAGGAACTGCTCTAATcaaacttaaactaaatatGACAGTACAAAAATGACTTAAAAATTAGAATGACAAATGAAGTTACCTACATCAGtgaaaaccaaaaaaaatgctaaagacCTGTTTCGGTAGTGCTCAGCTCAgttaaacctagtatgggcgccaatgtgacgtttagcgtcgcagttagggttggaaggaggtaggaaggaaatgaaagttggaaagaggtaggaaggaaatgaaagtttaatttagaaaagttaattaatattaggtatttaaaattacaataagttagctagggccgtgagtccttataactgagccggcaagaatgaaataatgaaacaagtctttaataggaggcactttcctgggactctacttcgcaggcgggcagttgtagatggctccgctgaacaaagcaggcatcgcagtcgcaggtccgGAATATTTTAAGAaggctccgcactgtggtccaggatcctcagctcggaatggaaaccttccagattgtggagcatgcgcatagcgcaacccggggtagtgcaggctagtgggttttcaaagtcaaccccagacttgatccctagcaatattggtcttattagaatatgcacacaacggtgactgcgtcatccggcccgcaaggaaagaaatatcaggaaagttaaccttttagcatttctttagtgttcacggatgaagcagtcagaaaagaacagattagttaacagcataaaagaatacaacgtaaaattattcccataagaaacttagattaaagattcacaacacttacccgatccggggaaatgtacacagcataataaaaactaacgGCAGTTTGCGATCTATATTAAATCAAGGttagtattattttgtattaaatatcGAAGATTATTAGCGAAAATATGTGAGCAATCAATGAATCTACACCATATTTTTCATGTGACAGATTCACAAGATTCCTgaaggaaattttaaaatgtaaagtttttttgcaaccggccagcacaaagcgccgagtgcaaacgaggttttatagcaaaccgttacatGGTACAGctagcagttcttctaacaatctatgctactattgtctcctcgctgatgggacagaactGGACAggataacaacaagaaatagtagATAATCGATAACGTGCATACTATTTTTttagcgcaaaaatattttggtataagtacctacataataatttccgcataggtgatgtgaaaagcagtatgtgtcacatatCCGTCACTACGCTCAGAATTCTATTTTAGAATCCCTAGTCTAGTTACGCTCGGGATTCTATTATAGATTCCTTTTTCGGGATTCAATAAACGCCCACGCCACACATGTCACAATCTACAATAAGGTATTTGactgtgttaaaaataaattaatttacagtacatatggggctacttttccgcactagtgcgtaaaatggcacttttcgtgtgtatgtcgaaactttaaagtgccatatgtactgtaaaacgttgttcgatacacgtgcgaataggtaattcgcaactcgtgtcgatttaaaacactcccttcggtcgtgttttaatttatcgccactcgtttcgaatttcctctttttcgcacttgtatcgaaaataactattacaccatgcatgaaataaagcaccagaagtttaatagagaaacgtagacaccagttatttttagacacaatttttattttcaaacccgTATAAGCCGTATACTATAAAGAGTTggtaatttgatcgtgacgtcacatgctagtgtttcatataaattcctagcaaaatcgttttgacagttcgaaaaaaaaagaaactgatttgactagaagtctgtgcggaaagagaagagtcgtggcagaaacgggaactaacattttcaattttatatggcaataaaacctttgacacctgtcttgtaaaaagtaaacaaacttctgtcattgtatattttattaacaaaaaccgcaagttttatttataaaatattttcaaaacacgataaaaccgtacataaaaccacaaggaacattatatttaacattgttcggttttgtcagcggggagaaaacggctaaaagccgactatcgactTACAAAAAGTCGCGGCACGTGTTTCCGCTATTGACGGGATTGATGTTGTAtttcatattaaataattacctatttaataggcCCCCTTAGTAAATTGTCTCCGGTACATAATCGGTAAGTATGAATATCGGTAAGTATGAATGACCTGCGTATTTACGAAAATGAAcatattttgaatgaatattcaaaatatgTTCATTTTCGTAAATACGCAGGTCATtcatgatctttaaaataacggaCAATTATTCttgatacttgccattttatgcatatttatatgtacctattttatttttcaggattgagtaaaagtaGTTACGGTATCTCGAATAAAAGACCACTAAGTAGGTGATATGCAAGAATTTGTAATCTACGTGCCAGATTTAAGCACATCCAATTCAGATAAAGATAGATCTATCAGTTCTATGAGTCTTCCTGGTTGTTCTGATGAAGCTAGCTCAAACATAAATGACATTGAATATTCAGACTtcgattacaaagaataaaactttttctaataaaatatttatttatttgtaagttcgtttactaggttctgttagttacgaaattatatttcatatttagcagtgacttttcggtgaagtaaaatatcgtgagatgagagaaccggacatatcacaataaggcctacctacttatgcactatttttatatcccagatatTAAGTTACAGTTGTATTGCCCAATTTCTACCCGATCTAcccggttttgtattaaaatatctGTTGGAATGCACAGATTAGGCAGTACTTAAACGAGAACTcttgtttggtactaaaatgacagttgtattgggcagattcttaactagttttagTAGTTTTGTTAATCGAACTGTCACTTTAGTATCTGAGACATTCCAACAAgagtttgtttaaaaaataataagaagaGGGTAGaagaaaactagtgcctgcgctaattcagaggattgagttgacgagcCGACACCACCAGGCTCCGAttagtaagccgtggcaaaaaaccggaacaaagggattcaagtatcatgacctttagtgtcgtactataatcacgtgaccagtgttgtcagcatagcaaaaaccataaaatagcactggcgcgccctcaaatcccacgactcttcactttccgcacagactctagtagtcaaataccctattgttggGTGCTTACAACTGTAATTTGGTCGGAGGGCAGTAATTCCAAGTAGACAAATTGACCGTATGGAACGGTTGAGGCCCCGTGAACTCCGTGCATTGGAACCGCAAGTCCATGCATATGCTCTCGAGGGCCTGTCTGTATTCACGGGTATACTTGCAGAAGAGATCGGGTCTGAGAAATAAGTAGGAGTGATTAGTATATCATGAATGACAAGGGTCCCTTTGGGTACATTTGATAAAAGCCAATCGTACTAGAAATCACTAGTTTTAGGAATCTCTAACGAACTGAGAGACGTCGTTTACAAAATCTCGGTTAcccgttgcacaatgtactaatAGTAGGATGGCAAATCCGGTTTTAGATTAGGTACCGTAAttcggggtgagtaggtttcgcggggggAGTTGGCTTGCGAATCCAGACTTTCTTTTTTGAgtagttactttaatttttgggCTTATGTTGCTCTCAAAGTAATTTGATTATATTTTTAGACatattttttcttcttttcGTAACACTTAGCTCCCAAATCATACAATTTTGAAACATAAATTCACTCTCAAAGTTGATGCTCGAAATCGGTGGATTTTTAGTTGATTTTAACTTTGATTTTAAGTAATGTTTACCAAAGTAAGTGTTCATATACTATTCGGATATCGTTTATATACTTACATGGCTTATTGGAAACAGAAAAACATAtgttatattttctttatttataatggTTTTAACATAGAAAACAGTCCAACCGCATTTGATGAATTttatggggtgagtaggtttgtACTGTGGGGTGAGTTGGCTCGACAACGGGGACAGTTTGCTCACGAATGGGGAGAGTTGGTGTTACGAACGAGGTGTACCGGCTTGGTAGAGGGGGGAGATAGCGTTCGTAGTTCAGGGTTGTCGATTTACATAAGTAGTCAAAAGTGTCTTACATTATAATGAAATGgtgaatattattttaaaaatcattgaagtagcaaagaaattaaataaaatgcaaattaaatcaatacgttatattaaaatttgcaatttatttatttcatacagtAATACAGGCTATTACCTACTGAGTGGTTCATCATCAGCCATAAGACGTCCACTGTTGAACATAGACTTTCCTTTTAGCTTAAAGGGGGGGTGAAATTATAACGCGAGCGAAGCCGCGGGAAAAACCTAGCACGTCATAAAAATAAGGGTCACTACTTATCGAAAACATTAAGCCGGTTCAAATAGGAGCATAAATATAACATAAATTTGctacattaataaaaaaaatctcttgACAAGTCGAGCTATTGTCTTAATCCAAAAGTGGCAACCCTAGCAATTTTTCCAACTCACCCCTTTGGTAAGCCATCTCACCCCAACTACGGGGTGAGCTGGTTTTGCCTACTATTATGCATTTTTCGTAGAAACTATGCAATGTAGCAACAAACTAtcattgacaaaataaaattcataccTCCGGAACactttttttgtatataaatcAATGTGccacatataaaaataaacttttatctaGGTTTGAACTTCGATTTCGCGCCAACTCACCCCGAATTACGGTACCTACTTTCCGTTCAAGTCATCTCGGATATGGGtatatatttggtatcaatgcATTCAGTATGGTAGGCATCTTATAcacacaaataggtacctatataagatgacaagcgcgaaaatgGTGGGCGTAGTaactgtgacgtcataaagtcgaCGGTATAAATAAAAATGCGTTACTTGACAAGTTCCCAGCAATTCAAAAGTTGTTTCATGCAGGGTGGTAGGAACAGCTGACCACGATGTTTCACGTCGTACTCCTCGGTCATTGGTTTATAGAAGTTGTTGGCATTGTATATGGTCTGCTCTAAAGTCCCTGTAACTGTTCATTTACTTACTGTACgtaggttttatttatttattatttattgtaattaaatgtaaaacttaCAATTgaacaaagctccacaaaactgtATTTAGTTTGACTGTGGAGTCAAGTATCaatctttttttaacaagcttttattaggtcgacctgtatgtaatgtaactatgtaatggaatctaaggtaactaatttaaccatcttccaaggatcgtagcgtcatgaaaattggcaggtgtatgtagttctgatgacaatacaataatatggtactgtcgaactgatctgatgatggagacaggaggtggccataggaactctcgacctgtatgtaactaacatgtaatggaatctaaggtaactaatttaaccatcttccaaggatcgtagcgtcatgaaaattggcagctgtatgtagttctgatgacaatacaataatatggtactgtcgaactgatctgacgatggagacaataggtggccataggaactctgtgataaaacaacgcaacctaattgtgttaggggtttttagaattgtctcgatgagtattagttgtctgtcgtaagaaaagtacagtcagcgataaaagcttgtaccaaaaataaatttttgccaaaacctTATTATACTTAGTtctattattaggtacctatgaatAGAGTACAAGAAAGTTTAAGTATTttcgataagcaattgaaattggggtttaaatggatttgttttacaatttccattctgatatttgactccccattccataaataacgatacttttgcctaaattgttaattgaaagtacctaccctaaaaatactttaaaaatgtatactttgacatgtttaaaaaaacactcCTCGTactcgaaatgaaaagtagagtgttgaactcgggtgaaaggcatcatttcagcctcggactattggcgctctcactgcgttcgagcgccgaactacctcggcagaaatgagtgcctttcattcCTTGGTTAAtaatctaggtacctactattaaagtgtactaaaaatcaaaacaaaagttatttttaaaagtagcttaacaaatgttggtcagtttgaggagcacAGCCTATTACAGTTACATTTTTTGCTCCTGTTTTAGGCCCCACCCGGTATGTATTACGCCGAAAAATAgaggtatatttttataatattattttctcaAATACTTCCCCCTACTCGCATTTAAAGTCAGGATGTTTTGTTGAAGCAACCTGTTGGAAATGTAAGAAATGTATATCATTATTATTGGCAAAGCACAAAGGTGGCCAAAGATCAAActatttatttctaattttattACTAAATACTACCTATGTAGTTGTTGATGTTAATATGACATCTTTTACCACAGACACCACAGTATTGAATTGAGGCATCCGGTGTAATATTCCATGTGTTGTTATAAtactaattaacttaattaattactttaatgtaagataaacatataagtaggtacagtcagcagcaatagttgctaagtggGCAAGGCGTTTAAACGGACCTTAAACCCCTTCACCCCCACCCCCGGGTACTTTTgtatcttgtttaatacacCATTCCCTACAACTATGCCAGAATTGGCgtacacatgtattatttcccccgattggcaatttttggtgttcgtttggtgtactatcaggcggtctagcatgagttgcgttctcgcgcgcgactccatacatcttgcgcgacttcaagtatggagtcgcgcgcgagaacgcaactcatgctagaccgcctgatgggATAAGACAAACACTGGGGCAAGAGTAACCCTTGTGGAATCTTCATACTGTTACATGCATTTAATTGGCAAATAATATTACTTACAGTAGAgcgaaattaaaaatactgcGATTCCGGCCCCACGCTTCATAGTGACAACACACATATTTGTGGTGGACTACTAAATGATTCTGGACACTGTAATCTACTCGATTAAAGAAGCTGGCGCTTATTTGACGATGGATATAGGCATGCCTGACTAATCACTagactataagtaggtaatagccAATTCACTTATTGGTGATTACGTTCTTTTATCTTAGATCGATTTAACAAAGCTGGAATGAACTGTTGGATGGTTGCATAAGTGAAAAAACCTACTTTATTGTTCGGCCCACAAAAGTTCACATTGTCGCATGATCTCATTATGATTCTTGTTATATTGTGCGCTGTCATCCCCATCGACACCTTAAGAAAAAATCGgtcaagagcatgtcgggccatgctcacttgctcagtgtagggttccgtagttaactTTCTGTCTGCTAAACGTGGGATATTAGATACATTACAAGCATAAGGCAGTAGAGGAAGCGGGGCAGTTTGGTACACCtttttttaaaattgatttaggCCCCAAGATTAACtcaaaatacaatatttttatacttaGTTGATTACTGAAGACTGATGAGTATAACAACATATATTTCTTGAATTGATGCCCAGTAATACTAGTAATAGAGAATATggattttaacaaaaaaatagattttttctCATTATGCCCCACCTGCAGGACACTTTAATACCATGGgatactatagttggtcaaaccaaattgtcagtaaataagatcaAATAAACACTATACttactcattcttttcttttgggtgctagtactatacttactcattcttttcttttgagtgctaggACAAAGattagtatgattctctctgtctatgtttgaaatgagacagtcccttGACAAACTATACGATACATCATTTTGGTACGTGATACTTTGGCATGTACATGAATCAAGTGCACAaaggtatgtaaataaaatttaacattcactgtcacattatttttatttaaacttttacaGCGACTAATTTTACATGATGATTTCTAAGAAATtgtttaaaacattataaaagataagcaataagttttttttttaatattttgataaatatgtatattagtaAATGATCACATCGAGAGACTTCAATAATATTGCACTTATTATCTACGAGGCACTTGCAGCCTACacaagtgaaaactcaccacaTGCGTATACCGAAACCAAAGCCCGTTTACATGTTAACTTACGACTAATAACTAATAAGATCTAAACGAGAAGAATACTGACTTTAACTTAAATAAGCTAGGTAGTAAGTCAAACATACAGATC
This genomic window from Cydia amplana chromosome Z, ilCydAmpl1.1, whole genome shotgun sequence contains:
- the LOC134660678 gene encoding uncharacterized protein LOC134660678; its protein translation is MCVVTMKRGAGIAVFLISLYFTGTLEQTIYNANNFYKPMTEEYDVKHRGQLFLPPCMKQLLNCWELVKPDLFCKYTREYRQALESICMDLRFQCTEFTGPQPFHTVNLSTWNYCPPTKLQL